One genomic segment of Scomber japonicus isolate fScoJap1 chromosome 23, fScoJap1.pri, whole genome shotgun sequence includes these proteins:
- the LOC128353125 gene encoding chemerin-like receptor 1, which produces MKKDSRCSRTMNTDNITASEPFLDDGIRSEVRTAYLVIYCVIIVVGMVGNGLVIYVTGFRMKRTVHSIWFLNLALADFLFTAFLIFLTVSLSQDFHWPFGLFMCKLNNFVSVLNMFASVFFLMAISLDRCLCTCAVVWARNNRTVGKAQLVSVVIWLIAMICSIPNATFRKLGEENGKTSCFYTKDKTLWLFLLIFRFITAFLIPFLVITASYVTISVRTRRQQSERKQRSRRIILSVILAFFLCWLPYQVYRFVEFSTPDNPQLKVIIKHGYPLTTCLAFLNSCLNPILYVFMCDEFQKKLKQSIFLVFESALAEDRDTSQKYDSAVPVQSSSTGTSFILKESRVDATGERH; this is translated from the exons ATGAAGAAGGACTCTCGCTGCAGCAGAACAATGAACACTG atAACATCACTGCATCTGAACCATTTTTGGATGATGGGATTAGAAGTGAAGTGCGAACAGCCTATCTGGTCATCTACTGTGTGATCATCGTGGTTGGGATGGTGGGCAACGGTCTAGTCATCTacgtgacaggcttcaggatgaAGAGAACAGTCCACTCAATTTGGTTTCTCAACTTGGCCCTGGCTGACTTCCTTTTTACAGCCTTCCtgatttttttaacagtttctctctctcaagaCTTCCACTGGCCATTTGGACTTTTCATGTGCAAGCTCAACAACTTTGTGAGTGTACTCAATATGTTTGCCAGTGTATTTTTTCTGATGGCCATAAGTCTGGATCGTTGCCTGTGCACCTGTGCAGTGGTATGGGCACGAAACAATCGCACTGTTGGCAAAGCTCAACTCGTAAGTGTTGTTATCTGGTTGATAGCTATGATCTGCAGCATCCCTAATGCCACTTTTCGCAAACTTGGGGAGGAAAATGGGaagacttcctgtttttatacaAAGGACAAGACACTGTGGTTGTTCCTTCTTATTTTTCGGTTTATTACGGCCTTCCTCATCCCATTCCTGGTAATAACAGCATCTTATGTGACCATAAGTGTTCGTACAAGGCGCCAGCAAAGTGAAAGGAAACAGAGATCTCGTCGAATCATTCTCTCTGTCATTCTTGCATTCTTCTTGTGCTGGTTGCCCTATCAGGTTTATAGGTTTGTAGAGTTCAGTACTCCTGATAACCCACAACTGAAAGTCATTATTAAACATGGATATCCTCTGACTACGTGTCTAGCTTTTCTGAACAGCTGCCTGAACCCCATTCtctatgttttcatgtgtgatgAATTCCAGAAGAAGCTTAAGCAGTCTATATTCCTCGTCTTTGAGAGCGCTCtggcagaggacagagacactTCTCAGAAGTATGACTCTGCTGTACCTGTGCAGAGTAGTAGCACAGGCACTTCCTTTATCTTGAAAGAAAGCAGAGTTGACGCAACTGGGGAGAGACACTGA